The nucleotide sequence GGCTTCTTCGACAAGGTCAAGAAGAAGGTCAAGAAGAGTGTTGGGTGAGGAGGGGGACGCTACCGAGAGTTGAGAAGGTAAATGTCCGCCCAGAACTACCTCCGCCGCCGGTATCGGGTGCTGGCTAAAGATCAGGAGGCTCTATCAGCCTGGCTCTGGGAGCAGGGCACCCTGGGGATCCAGGAACTGGGCTCTCCGGAGCTCCGCGTCGGGGACGATCCGGAGCTGTGGGCCGAGCGGGTCCCGGAGCCGGATTCGGAGATCCTGCTGGAAGCCTATTTCCCGGTGGAGGCGGAAGGACCGGGTGAGCCACCGGCGGAGCTCCGGGCGAGTCTGGAAGGTGATCACCTCCAGGCCGAAGAAGACTGGCTGGCGACCCATCGGGAGATCGCTCGTCCGCTGCTCATCGGCCGGCGGCTGATGGTGGACCCCCGAGAGCTCGACAGCGAGCCGCGGGTAGTGCCCGAAGGACGGACGCTGCTGCGCATTCCCGCCCGCACCGCCTTCGGCACCGGCAGCCACGAAAGCACCCGGCTGGTGCTCGAGCTGATGGAGGATTTGGCGCTGGACGGACGGCGAGTGCTCGACGTTGGCGCCGGCAGTGGTATCCTAGCCATGGCTGCACTCAGCTTTGGAGCCCGTTCGGCGGTCGGTGTAGAGATCGACCCGGCGGCGGTGCTCATGGCGGGACAATACGCCCGCACCAATCGGTTGCGCCCGCTGCTGACAGCGGGTGGATTGGAGATTCTCGCCCCGCGGCCGGCGTTTTCCCTGGCGCTGGTCAATATCCTGCCGGAGCGGATGCTGCCCTGGATTCATCGGCTTCCGCCCCTGTTGGAGGACGGAGCGGTGGCTCTTTTCTCCGGAATTCTGGAAGTTGCCGC is from Acidobacteriota bacterium and encodes:
- a CDS encoding 50S ribosomal protein L11 methyltransferase translates to MSAQNYLRRRYRVLAKDQEALSAWLWEQGTLGIQELGSPELRVGDDPELWAERVPEPDSEILLEAYFPVEAEGPGEPPAELRASLEGDHLQAEEDWLATHREIARPLLIGRRLMVDPRELDSEPRVVPEGRTLLRIPARTAFGTGSHESTRLVLELMEDLALDGRRVLDVGAGSGILAMAALSFGARSAVGVEIDPAAVLMAGQYARTNRLRPLLTAGGLEILAPRPAFSLALVNILPERMLPWIHRLPPLLEDGAVALFSGILEVAA